CGCCTTCGTCGATGCGCGCTTCCGGCGTCTTGAACAGCTCGGCGCTGGACAGCATGTTCGACGGCATCAGGGTGTAGTTGAACGAACGCGTCGGATCGCCATTCGATTCGGCCGTGGCGATGTAGTTGCCATTCAATTCGGTCAAGGTCAGTTCCGACGACAGGCCGCGCACGCTGACGTTCTTGCCCTCGCCGCCGCTGCGGTCGATGATCACGCCGGGCACGCGCTGCAGCGCGTCGGCCACGTTCTTGTCGGGGAACTTGCCGATGTCTTCGGCGGTGATCACTTCGACGATCGAGTTGGCGTCGCGCTTCTGGTCGAGGCTCTTTTCGATCGAGTAGCGATAGCCGGTCACGACGACTTTTTCCGGCGCGCTGGTGTCGGCCGGCTTGTCGGCCTGGCCGGCGGCGTCCGCGGTTTGCGCGTGCGCGTTCGCAACGGCCAGCAATGCGGCGGCCACCGCCATGGCGATGGGCGTTGCGCGGCAGCTGCGCTGCCGTGAAGCGAGAGGGGTTCTTAACGTCATGTATGTCTCCTGGTTGTACCCTGCGGGGGCTTTTTGTGGTGGCAGCAGGTCTCTCATCACTCGTGGCATGCGGTGACCCATCCGCTCGTTTCCCGTTACGATTTACTAAACGAGAAAGTTGCGCTTGGTGTCGAGGGGTATCGCATTCCACCCAGGAAAATTTATACAAAGGAAGCGAAGGCAGTTCAACAAGCTTTCAAAATTCGCACGATGTTTAGTCGGTTTACTAAACTGGCGCGGCGGAATTGCGACATGAAATCAATTTCATGACCATGCGGCCAGTGCGATGGCGTGTTGCGTGATTGTTCGGCGCCTGCTGTTTTCCGGTCGTTCGCAACGGTCGGTCATGGACCAGCCGGCAGCGACGATGCGGCACTCATCAGGTGAGGAGCAGGCAAGCGGGCGCCTGGCGGATCCTGTCGTTGGGATGGCCATGTCGTAGCGGCGGGCGCTGGGCAATGCGCTACGCCTTCTCGGCCATGAACGATGCGACCAGGGCGTTGGCATGGCCATGACCGACTTGATGTTCGGTCTTGAGGCGGTTGACCAGCTCCATGTGCTTGCGCGGGCCCGCCTGCTCCAGGACCTGCATCCAGTGCGAGATCGGCTTGCCGTACTTCTTTTCGATGGAGGGAAAGTAGGATGCGGGACCTTTGACCGGTCCTTGCGTTGCCAAATTTATTAACGCCTCAATCGTTGTGGCGGATCGGTTCCTTCATGACGACGAATGAGGTCACCGCATTTCGACAGGACGACATCGACTTTGCTATAGTTGCCGGCCTGGCCCCGCGCCCGGCGCCGCTATCCACTCCATGAACCCTTCTCCGCCCGATCGCCTGCGCACGCGGCTCTCGCAGCTGCTGCGCGCCAATGCCATCCTGCTATGGGCGGCGCTGGTCGGCTTCGTCGGCGCACTGGCGACGCTCCTGTTCCGCGACGGCCTGACGCTGCTGCAGGCGCTGCTGTTCGGCCGCAGCGGCTCCTTCGTCGACATCGCGACCGCCCTGCCCTGGCAGGCGCGCCTCCTGACGCCGTGCGCCGGCGGCCTGCTCGCGGGCTGCCTGCTGGTGCTGGCCCGGCGCCACGCGGCCGGCGCGCGCGCCGACTACATGGAAGTGGTGGCCGTCGGCGACGGCAAGGTGCCGGTACAGCTCACACTCGTGAACAGCGTGTCGTCGCTGCTGTCGATCGCATCCGGCGGCTCGATCGGCCGCGAAGGGTCGATGATCCAGCTGGCCGCGATGAGCGCATCCGTCGTCGGCCGCATCGCCCGCTTCAACACCGTGCGCCTGCGCCTGCTCGTGGCCTGCGGCGCGGCGGCCGGCATCGCGGCGGCCTACAACGCGCCCATCGCCAGCGCGTTTTTCGTCACCGAGATCATCCTCGGCGCGATCACGATGAACAGCCTCGGACCGATCATGGTCTCCGCCGTCGTCGCCAACATCACCATGCGCCGCCTGCCCGGCTATCACCCCACGTACGAGATGCCGGCCTTCGCGCCGATCGCCAACCTGGAAGTCGTCTGGTTCGTCGCGCTCGGCGTGCTCGCGGGCCTGATCGCGCCGGCCTTCCTGTACGCGCTGCAGCGTACGCGCCGCCTGTTCGCGGGCAGCAGGCTGCCGTTGCCGCTGCGCCTCGCGCTCGGCGGCCTGGGCGTGGGCGCCATCTCCATTTGGACACCCCAGGTCTGGGGCAACGGCTACAGCGTCGTGAACGCGCTGCTGCACCAATCGTGGCTGTGGCAGGCCGTGCTCGTGGTCCTCGTCTGCAAGATCGCGGCCACCCTGCTCACCAGCGGTTCCGGCGCCATCGGCGGCATCTTCACGCCCACGCTGTTCGTCGGCGCGGCCATGGGCCATTTGTTCGCGCTGGTGCCGCAGGTACTCTGGCCGGAGACGGCGGCGGCACCGGCGGCCTTCGTCGCCGTCGGCATGGGCGCCATGCTCGCCGCCGCGACGAGCGCACCGCTGATGGCGATCCTGATGATTTTCGAGATGACGCTCAGTTATTCGTTGATGCTGCCGCTGATGCTGGCCTGCGTGGTCGCGTATGGCGTCGCGCGCGCCGTGAACGGTCCGTCGATGTACGAGATCACGGCCCGCCGCGCGGCCGACGAGCAAGAACGCGAGCGCCTGCGCGCGATCCGCATGCAGGAACTGATCCGCCCCGCCGACACCGTCCTGCCGCTGGACGCCCCCATCGCCCACGCCGCCGCGCTGTTCCGCCAGCATCCCGTGAAATACGTCTACCTCGTCGACGACGCGCGGCGCTACCGCGGCGTGGTGGCCCTGCACGACGTCGCCGCGCTGTACCAGCAGGACGAGGCGTCCGCCCGCACCTGCGCCGACATCGCCCGGCCCGACGCGCTGCCGGTCGTCAGCGCCGACATGGGGCTGGACGAGGCGCTGCGCCAGTTCATGCGCCACTTCGGCGAGCGCTTGCCGGCCGTGCGCAGCGCGGCCGATCCGGAGCTGCTCGGGGCGGTGCACAAGACGGATGTGCTGGATGCGTATGTCAGGTTGAATCGGGTGCCGGTGGGGGGGCAGGTGGAGACGTGAAAATGACGCGTTTGTTCACCATTTTTCTTTGGGAAGACTTGGACGTCGACGCAGCGGTCTTGCTCACGATTGGCGCATGAAAGTTGTGGTACGACTGCGAAATCGAGAACAAAGTCGATCGCTATGCGCTGCCACTCGACGTAAAAAACAGGCTCGGCAATGCACGGCACACTCTGCTAGTCAGTCCCCCGAGCCCTGACATGACACTCGTGTCACCCTGTAGACAAGTTGCTGAGCCAGTTCGAGCTCGGGCTTCGGGACTAGTCACGTAGCGCCTGCACCCCCGTCCGCTCGTAATGCCGCATCTCTTCAAGCTGACCGACAAACGGCCTGACGCTCGCAAAGAACTCGCGGAATTCGGGGCTCTTGCGGAAACCCTCCATATGCCCTTCGACCGAATCCCATTCGATCCGCAGAATGAATGACGTCGGCTCTTCCATGCACCGGCTCAACTCGAAGCCGAGGCAGTGACTGGATTTGCGCAGCGCCTCGCCTGCGGTCGCGTAGGCGGCAATGAACTGGTCGGCCTGGCCGGCCGGTATCTTGTAGCGGACATATTCGGTCACCATGGTGCGCTCTAATCCTGACTAGAATTTCTGCCTCAACCCCACGATGGCCGTGGTCGCCCGCTCCTGCGCCGTCACCTTGTCGAACATGCCGACCACATACAGGTCGACCCGTTTGGACAGGAGATAATCGTACCCGAAGGATACCGTGTTGCGCGACAGCGTGCCGCCCACGGGATTGCCCAGGCGGCGCGTATTCGCCCACGACAGCAAAACGGCGCCGCGTCCCACCGGCGCGCTGGCGCCGAGCTGGCCGGTCTTGTCGCTCGAGTTCGAGCTGTTCGCCGTCTTCTGGAATGTTCCGAACAGCTTGACCGCCGTGAAGTCGTAGGTGGCGCCGACGAACCAGGCGCTCTGACGCGCGGGCGAACCCACCGTGTTCAATGCCGAGACCGGGCCGCCCGCGTCGAGCGGGTTGTTGACTTCGACGCGCTGCGCATAGGCCGCGGCCGCGAACGGTCCCTGGGCGTAGGACAGGCGCGCGCCAATGTTGTTCTTGCCCGCATGGCCGGCCGCTTCGCCGAACTGGACGTGCAAATCGGCGACGAGACCGTGGAATTCCGGGGTCGTGTACGACACCTGGTTGCTCCAGCCGGTGTCGCCCGCGATCGCGTTACGCCACACGAAGCGGTCGCCGTTCGTCTGCACGTAGGAATGCAGCAGCAGGGGCGACACCACGGTGGAATTGCCGAAAGGGTTGAAGCGCACGGCCGGGAAGAAGTTGGGGCTGACGTACGAGCCCAGATGGATGGCGCCGAAGCGGCCACGCAGGCCGATGTTGGCGTCGCGCGAAAACATCGTATCGCCCGGGAAGCGGCCCTGCATGCCCGTATCGGGCTTGTAGAACGATGTCAGCGCGAACTCGGCCTGCATACCGTCGCCCAGGTCCTCGGCGCCGACCAGGCCGAACCACGACGTCGACATGCCGCCCGGGCCGACGTTCGTCACGCCATGCGACATGCCGCTCAAGCGGTTCGAACCGACGTAGGCATCGATCAGGCCCGTCAACCGGATGCTTGACTGCGCGTGCGCCCCCGATGCCGCGGCCGCGCACAGCGCGACTGCGATGCCCTCTTTCCAGCGATAGCCATGTCTCCTCATCATGCGTCTCCTTGTCGTTGTGATGTCGATGGGTACAGCGTGTCGTGCTAGTGATGGACCAGAATGAACAGGCCGGATACGATCGCGAAGGCCAGCACCGCGACGCGCAGGAAGCGGGCGTCGATCCGCCGGTAGAACGCCTGGCTGGCGACGACGCCGATCGCGAGCGGTGGCATGGCCCAGGCCAGTGCGGGCAGCACCGTCGCGTCGATGCGCCCCATGACCGCCAGCGCGCCAAGCGAGATCAGCTCACCGATCAGGAAGCACAGTGCCACCGAGGAGCGCAGCGTCGGCGCCGGCTTGTGCTGGTAGACCAGCGCCAGCGGCGGGCCGCCGATACCGGTCGCGGTCTCGGTGATGCCGGTGAAGACGCCGGTCGACAGGAAAGCGCGCCGGCCGGGCGAAAAGGCAGGCAAGATAAGCGTTGCGACGGCCGCCAGGATAGTGGTCGCGCCGACCACCAGATTGAGCGACGCCGCCGGCAGCACCACCAGCACCGCGAGGCCGCCGAAGGTGCCGGCGGTGCGTCCGGCCGTGATCCAGCTGACGCCGTGCCGGTCGAGCGCGCGCCATTCGCGCCAGGCCACGTAGGCGTTCAAGGGAATCATCAGCAGGAGCAGGCCGGCCGGCAGCAGGTCCGGCCGCAGAATGCCCAGCACCGGCGCCACGATCAGGGCGAAGCCCATCCCGGTCACGCCCTGGATGAATGTGCCGACGAAGACGGCGACGGCGATGAAGCCCAGGATCTGCGCGCTCATTCGGCCGCTCCCGGACGGCCACCTGCCTGGCTGGCGCGCCTGTGGTCCGCCGCGAAGGCGTGCAGCTTCCTGATCGGCGCGGCCGCCACGACCTTGGCCGCCACGTCGGATACGGCGTCCATGAGGGCCTTGCCGTCCCAATCCACCGGCCAGCCATCGAGCAGCTGCAACCTGCCGGCCACGAAGACGGCCATGATCTGGCTGCGATTGCACAGCCGGACCAGTTCCCAGCTCAGGTCCCAGGACGGCGTCATTTCCGGGACGTCGAGATCCACCAGCAGGAAATCCGCGCTCTTGCCGGCGGCAATGTCCCCGGTGATGCTGTCCATCCCCAGCACTTGCGCGCCGCGCCGGGTGCCGAGATCCAGCCATGTCCAGCCAGCGCCGCACGACGAGTCGCCGACGCCGAGGCCGAACGCGAACCGCTGCGCGGACTCCGCATGGTCGAGCAGGCGGAAACCGTCGCTGCGCGTACCGTCGGTGCCCAGGCCGAGACGGATGCCGAAGACGTCCATCAGGTGCGCCGGCGCCACCGCGTTGCCCTTCCAGGCGCTGGCCACCGGGTTGTAGCTGACGGCGGCGCCGGAATCGCGCAGCATGGCCAGCTCTTCCGGCGTCACCAGCGTCGCATGCGCCAGCAGCGCTTGCGGCCCCAGGGCGCCGATATGGTGCAGGTGCTCGATCGGGCGGCGGCGCTGCTGTTCGATCGAGCGCTCGACCGCGACGAGATGCTCGTTCACGTGCGTCTGGAACATGCAATCCGATTCCGCGCACAGGTCCGACACCCATTTCAGCATGCGGTCGGTGGCCGCTTCCGAGATCGAGATCGCCAGCGAAGGCTGGACCAGCGGATCGCTGTGCCATTGCGCGATGTGATCCTCGGCCCGTTCGCGGATCCCGGCCGCATCCTGCGCCGCGCCGCCCACGTCGTTGCAGATGAGGCCAAGGACGCATCGGATGCCGGCGTCCGACGTGGCCCTGGCGACCGCGCCGATGGTGCCGCCGGCACGGGTGCCGGCGTCGCACACGGTGGTGAAGCCGCCGCGCAGCGCCTCCAGCGCCGCCAGCTTGGACGCGAGGTACAGATGCTCTTCTTCCAGGCGGCCTTCGAGCGGCACCCAGACGCGCCGGAAGATTTCCGACGGCTCGCCGAACACGAGCGACTTGCCGAACGATTGGGTGACATGGTGATGGGTGTCGATAAAGCCAGGCATCATCAGCGTGCGCGCCAGTTCACGCACCGGTATGCCGGGGTACCGGGTCTTGAGCAGCACGGCCGGTGCCACCTCCTTGAACTTGCCGTGGCTGACGACCACGCCGTAGCCCTGCACGGGACCGCTGGCGAGCAGCAGCCAATCGGGAATGAGCAGTTGCTCGTCGTGGCGGAATTCTTTTGCTGTGAGACCTGATTTCATGGTGTGCCTTTAGTGCTTTTCTTTGTTACCGAAGTGGAAGAAGAGGAAATTCAATGCGGCCGCCGTGATGGCCCCCATGGCGACGCCATTGCTCAGGAACATCCGTACGCCGGGCGGGAAGTTGACGTACAGGCCGGGAATGAGGATGGGCAGCAGGCCGGCGCACAACGCCACCGCGAGGATGTACATGTTGGCGTGGTTGCGCAGGTCGGACCGGCGCAGCATGTCGATGCCCATGATCCCGACGATCGCGAAGACGATCACGCCGGTGCCGCCGACGACCGCTTCGGGCACCAGGCTGAGCAGTTTCGTCAGCGGCGCCAGCAGGCCGAACACGATCAGGATCACGCCGGACACCATCGTCACGAAGCGCGACCGCACGCCGGTGGCCCGCACGACGCCGATGTTTTCGCCGCTTGTGACGATCAGCGACGTGCCGAACAGCGCGCCGACGAGCGACATCACGGCGTCGCCGCGGATCGTCTTCGGCACGTCGCGCTGCTGGTCGATGTCCTTGCCGACGGCTTCGCCGATGGCGACCGTCTGACCGGTCGCCTCCACCATCGAAATCACCGAGAAAATAATCAGCGGCAGCGCCGCCACTACATCGAATTGCGGCAGCCCGAAAGGCAGCAGCACGGGCGCGCTGAACAGGGGCCACAGCGCGACGGTGCCCACCTTGAACACGCCGCAGGCCGCGGCGGCCAACGTGCCCGCCACGAGTCCCAGCAGGATCGCCAGCTGGCACCAGATGCCTTTCAGCGTGCGCGAGAACAGGACGGTGAACAGGATCGTCGCGAATGCCAGGAAGATGTTCGTCGGGGCCGCGAAGCCGGGCGTGCCGGGATTGCCGGTGATGAGCAGGCCGGACACCTTGACGAGATTGACCGACACCAGCAGCAGCATCGTCCCCACCACCAGCGACGGGAAGAAGCGCAGGCAACGCCGGAACACGGGCAGCAGGACGAAGTAGGCCAGCCCGGTCAGCAGCACGGCGCCGGCGGCGGTCTGCAGATTGGTTTGCTGCGCGATCAGGATGAACAGCACGACGGGCGCGCCGCCGGGCAGCATGATGAACGGCAGGCGCGCCCCGATACCGCGCGGGCCGATGGACTGCAGCATGCTGCCGAGGCCGCACATCACGAACGTCGCGCTCAGCAGGTTGATCGTCAGCGCCTGCGACAGGCCCAGCGCCTTGGCCATCATGAACACCGAAGCGATCGGCGCGGCCGCCATCACGAGTACGTGCTGCAGGCCGAAGAGCAGCAGCTTGCCCGTCGCCAGCCGTTCATCGACGGCCGCCACGGGATGGGATTGCGCCGCCGTGTCCAAGAGCGGAACGCGCGGCGGATGGTATGTGTTGTTGTGCTCAACTACTGTCTCCTCGGCGGAGACAGCCTGTGCGAGATGGTCTGCCATTGATTCCTCCAAGTGTTGCGTTTGTCGTGCGCGTCCGGCGGCCGGCAATGGATGGTTCCGGCGCGCCGACTCTCTGGTCGGCTTGCTTCCGGCATTGCGCAGTGTCACCCCAAAACGTTTTGGGATCCAGGCGAGCGTTTTCCTTGCGCGAAGCAAAAAAATCGCCGTTCACACTGTCTGTGAGCCAGGATTATCTGGAATCGGGTTGATCCGCATCGACCCCAAAACGTTTTGGTAAGTGTATGCGATGTTCGTACCGTGCGCAAGCACGGCCGCGACTGTCGTGTGCGACCGACGCTACGGCGTGCCGGCGCGCGTCGACGACTTGCGGATCACCAGTTCCGGCGCGGGGCCGGTGACGACGTGGCGGCGGGTGTCGCCGCAGATGTGTTCGAACAGCAGGGCGACGGCCAGCGCCGACACCTGTTCGAGGTGCAGGTTGACCGCCGTGATCGGCGGATTGGCATTCCTGGCGCGCAGGCCGTCGTAACGGGTCACGACCATCACGTCGTCGGGCACCCGCCGTTCCAGTTCGCCCAGCGCCTTGATCACCCCGGACGCGAACGCATCCACCGGGACGCAGATCGCGTCGATGTCCGGATAATCGGCGAGCAGTTCGTGCGCGGCCAGCCGGCCGGCCTCCTCGCCGCCGTACTCGTCGGCCTTGGCGACCATCTTGGGAAGACGGTGCTTGCGGATGCACGCGGTGTAGACGCGCTCCATCTCGGCATAGGAATGGCGCTGCTGGGCGCCGACCAGCAGCGCGATATGGCGCGCGCCGCGCTCGAGCAGGTGGTCGAGCAACAGCTGGCCCGTCGCGCCGGCCTGGAGGTCGACCTGCGGAATCGACGCATCGGCGTCCGCCACGCATCCGATCGACACCACCGACACGCCGCGCTCCTTCAGGCGCCTGATCTGCGGGTCGTCGGCGACCGGTTCCACCATCAGGGCACCGTCGATATCGAGTTGATCGATCAATTGGCGCGAGCCTTCCATATGCGGCACGAGGACCAGCGCCTGCCCCTGCTGCAGCGCCGTCTCGGCCGCCACCGCAGCCACTTCCATCATGAAGCCCAGCCGCGACGACCCGCCCGCCACGGAAAAGGGCATCGAGGACAGCAGCGCGATGCTGTTCGCCCTGCCGGTGCGCAGCCGCTGCGCGCGCACGTTGGGCCGGTAGCCCAGCGCCTCGGCGATGCGCTTCACCTTCGCCCGCGTGTCCGGGTCGACGTAGCCGCGGTCGTTCAACGCATGGGACACGGTGGTCAGCGACACGCGGGCCTCCCGCGCCACGTCCTTGATCGTCGTGCGGCGGGCGGGGGCGGTCGGCGTCGCCGGGATTTGTTGGGGTTTCTTCATTACTGCGGGATCGATGTCATTGGGGGAGTTGCAGGTACGGCAACCAGGATGGAAGCATACCGCAAATAGCAAAAAAGCCTGCCACTACGAAAGTGGCAGGCTCTTGTCAATGAATCGCGAGAACCGACTGCTTAATTCTCAGAACCATTATGAGCACTAATTCTCGTAAACAGCCTTGCAAGTGAGTAAGTGACTAGCCTCCGGCGCTAGCTCATCAGGAAAAAGTAAACAAAAAGGTCCTCCGGCACGAGTTGTTTACACTTTTCTTGAGCTCCTTCGTTCTCGACGCCTATCCTGAGTGTAGGGCGACAGGTCAGCAAACCAGGAGGTTTGGCTAGTGAAGATACTTCAGTCTACGCAGCGCTGGATGCTCTAGCTCCTCTAAGGCTACGTCTGGGGCGACATATGGACCTGCAGTCAAACAACCCATCGGAGAGCGCTCATACGCCTGGTTCGGCACCGGACAGGTCCCCGAGGCTTGGACGAGGTACACATCCTGCAGTGTAGTCGGCAGCCGTAGTTCGACGGGAGGAGCATCATCCTCTTGCATCGACTCCGTCTCGACATTAGGTTGTTCGGAATCCGCTTTTCTGCCTTCAGTCATTGCCGCTCCTTAGTTGCCATAGGGCACGCGTAATTTAAAACGCGCTCCCTAGCGGCGTCCAAGTTTCGAAACACTACTCAAAGTTGCGTTTGCGCAGTAATAGCTGATTATAATTGTGCAGTCGTATGCTGACCTTGAGGCCGAATGAAGACGCAAACCGAAGTTGAGTTGGACTACGCCCATCTTGCCAGCATCGGCTTAGGGGTAGACGCTTTTGTACGCTCCCTTACTGTGAATCGCGGCCGCCCAGTGTGTTTCCTGGTCGGCGCCGGCGCATCTCTTACCTCAGGGATGCCTAGCGCTGAACGGTGCATCTGGGATTGGAAAAGAGACATCTTCGTTAGTAATAACCCTACCCTTCGCGAAACGGTAGGTGAGCTAACCCTAGAGGGAACTCGTAAGCGAATCCAATCTTGGCTGGATAGGCAGGGACACTATCCCCAAGCGGGAAGCGAGGACGAATACTCCTATTTTGCCCAAGCATGTTACCCATCCAGAAACGACCGCAAGAGCTTCTTCTACACCTACGTTAAGAAAGCAGTACCTCATATCGGATACAGGCTCATCCCTTTGTTAGTACGGGCCGGGCTGCTACGCACGCTTTGGACAACAAACTTTGATGGCTTGGCAAGCCGCGCGTGCTCTGCGGCTGACGTAGTGTGTGTTGAGGTTGGAATGGATTCCGTGGCCCGTACGCTACGCCCGCCAGTAGACGGCGAGTTGAGAGTCGTTTCAATGCACGGCGACTATCGATATGACCCCTTAAAAAATACAGTTGGGGAGCTCGCTGAGCAAGATGAAAGCTTCCGAAGAGCGCTTGGCATTGAATTAAAAGATTGTGACCTTGTCGTTCTCGGGTATAGCGGCAGGGATGAATCAATAATGAGTATTCTGCGCAAGGCGTACACCTCCCCAGGTGAAACACGGCTGTTCTGGTGCGGATTTGGCGCGCAACCGCCCAAAGAAGTATCAAGTTTAATCGCCACAACGCGGAACAATGGCCGGGAGGCTTTTTACATACCGACGGATGGCTTTGATGACACAATAACCCGTTTATCCCTAAGCTATCTTGATGCAGAGCACTTAAGCATCGCGAAAGAGATTATAGGGACCTTAAGCACCTCACAGGCACCCGCCAAGCTTTTTGCATCTCCACCAATTGAGCCGACCACGTTATTTAAGAGTAATGCTTATCCTATATCGTTCCCTGGCGAGCTCTTTGAAGCGAAATTGGATTTCCCCAACGATGTACATCGGGGCAAATGGTTGCAAGAGAAACTTAGCTCAATTCACGCATGTGGAGTAGCAACGCGAGACGGAGCCTTTCTATATGGAAATCCGAAAGACCTCCAATCCGCATTGGGACATCATCTTATTGGTCAAATTGTCAGCCATGCGGTTTCCGACATCGACATTGCAAAAGACCCTCGGATTCGCTCGCTCGTACGCAAAGGCCTTCTGCTGAGTTTTAAACGTCACTTATCAACACACGGGACCACCGCACGTATATGGGAGAAATCTCCCTATGAAAGCCGCAAACATAATGGGAAGCTCTATAGTATTCACCGCGCACTAAGAGCCGAGATAAACGTCATAGCTGGGCGCCCGTTGGCGGTCTTAATGCCAGAAGTGACCGTTTATGACTCAGCTGGAAAC
This genomic stretch from Massilia putida harbors:
- a CDS encoding uracil-xanthine permease family protein; this encodes MADHLAQAVSAEETVVEHNNTYHPPRVPLLDTAAQSHPVAAVDERLATGKLLLFGLQHVLVMAAAPIASVFMMAKALGLSQALTINLLSATFVMCGLGSMLQSIGPRGIGARLPFIMLPGGAPVVLFILIAQQTNLQTAAGAVLLTGLAYFVLLPVFRRCLRFFPSLVVGTMLLLVSVNLVKVSGLLITGNPGTPGFAAPTNIFLAFATILFTVLFSRTLKGIWCQLAILLGLVAGTLAAAACGVFKVGTVALWPLFSAPVLLPFGLPQFDVVAALPLIIFSVISMVEATGQTVAIGEAVGKDIDQQRDVPKTIRGDAVMSLVGALFGTSLIVTSGENIGVVRATGVRSRFVTMVSGVILIVFGLLAPLTKLLSLVPEAVVGGTGVIVFAIVGIMGIDMLRRSDLRNHANMYILAVALCAGLLPILIPGLYVNFPPGVRMFLSNGVAMGAITAAALNFLFFHFGNKEKH
- a CDS encoding ClcB-like voltage-gated chloride channel protein; translated protein: MNPSPPDRLRTRLSQLLRANAILLWAALVGFVGALATLLFRDGLTLLQALLFGRSGSFVDIATALPWQARLLTPCAGGLLAGCLLVLARRHAAGARADYMEVVAVGDGKVPVQLTLVNSVSSLLSIASGGSIGREGSMIQLAAMSASVVGRIARFNTVRLRLLVACGAAAGIAAAYNAPIASAFFVTEIILGAITMNSLGPIMVSAVVANITMRRLPGYHPTYEMPAFAPIANLEVVWFVALGVLAGLIAPAFLYALQRTRRLFAGSRLPLPLRLALGGLGVGAISIWTPQVWGNGYSVVNALLHQSWLWQAVLVVLVCKIAATLLTSGSGAIGGIFTPTLFVGAAMGHLFALVPQVLWPETAAAPAAFVAVGMGAMLAAATSAPLMAILMIFEMTLSYSLMLPLMLACVVAYGVARAVNGPSMYEITARRAADEQERERLRAIRMQELIRPADTVLPLDAPIAHAAALFRQHPVKYVYLVDDARRYRGVVALHDVAALYQQDEASARTCADIARPDALPVVSADMGLDEALRQFMRHFGERLPAVRSAADPELLGAVHKTDVLDAYVRLNRVPVGGQVET
- a CDS encoding amidohydrolase family protein, with amino-acid sequence MKSGLTAKEFRHDEQLLIPDWLLLASGPVQGYGVVVSHGKFKEVAPAVLLKTRYPGIPVRELARTLMMPGFIDTHHHVTQSFGKSLVFGEPSEIFRRVWVPLEGRLEEEHLYLASKLAALEALRGGFTTVCDAGTRAGGTIGAVARATSDAGIRCVLGLICNDVGGAAQDAAGIRERAEDHIAQWHSDPLVQPSLAISISEAATDRMLKWVSDLCAESDCMFQTHVNEHLVAVERSIEQQRRRPIEHLHHIGALGPQALLAHATLVTPEELAMLRDSGAAVSYNPVASAWKGNAVAPAHLMDVFGIRLGLGTDGTRSDGFRLLDHAESAQRFAFGLGVGDSSCGAGWTWLDLGTRRGAQVLGMDSITGDIAAGKSADFLLVDLDVPEMTPSWDLSWELVRLCNRSQIMAVFVAGRLQLLDGWPVDWDGKALMDAVSDVAAKVVAAAPIRKLHAFAADHRRASQAGGRPGAAE
- a CDS encoding LacI family DNA-binding transcriptional regulator — encoded protein: MKKPQQIPATPTAPARRTTIKDVAREARVSLTTVSHALNDRGYVDPDTRAKVKRIAEALGYRPNVRAQRLRTGRANSIALLSSMPFSVAGGSSRLGFMMEVAAVAAETALQQGQALVLVPHMEGSRQLIDQLDIDGALMVEPVADDPQIRRLKERGVSVVSIGCVADADASIPQVDLQAGATGQLLLDHLLERGARHIALLVGAQQRHSYAEMERVYTACIRKHRLPKMVAKADEYGGEEAGRLAAHELLADYPDIDAICVPVDAFASGVIKALGELERRVPDDVMVVTRYDGLRARNANPPITAVNLHLEQVSALAVALLFEHICGDTRRHVVTGPAPELVIRKSSTRAGTP
- a CDS encoding DUF4287 domain-containing protein, translating into MATQGPVKGPASYFPSIEKKYGKPISHWMQVLEQAGPRKHMELVNRLKTEHQVGHGHANALVASFMAEKA
- a CDS encoding porin → MMRRHGYRWKEGIAVALCAAAASGAHAQSSIRLTGLIDAYVGSNRLSGMSHGVTNVGPGGMSTSWFGLVGAEDLGDGMQAEFALTSFYKPDTGMQGRFPGDTMFSRDANIGLRGRFGAIHLGSYVSPNFFPAVRFNPFGNSTVVSPLLLHSYVQTNGDRFVWRNAIAGDTGWSNQVSYTTPEFHGLVADLHVQFGEAAGHAGKNNIGARLSYAQGPFAAAAYAQRVEVNNPLDAGGPVSALNTVGSPARQSAWFVGATYDFTAVKLFGTFQKTANSSNSSDKTGQLGASAPVGRGAVLLSWANTRRLGNPVGGTLSRNTVSFGYDYLLSKRVDLYVVGMFDKVTAQERATTAIVGLRQKF
- a CDS encoding sulfite exporter TauE/SafE family protein, which produces MSAQILGFIAVAVFVGTFIQGVTGMGFALIVAPVLGILRPDLLPAGLLLLMIPLNAYVAWREWRALDRHGVSWITAGRTAGTFGGLAVLVVLPAASLNLVVGATTILAAVATLILPAFSPGRRAFLSTGVFTGITETATGIGGPPLALVYQHKPAPTLRSSVALCFLIGELISLGALAVMGRIDATVLPALAWAMPPLAIGVVASQAFYRRIDARFLRVAVLAFAIVSGLFILVHH
- a CDS encoding putative quinol monooxygenase codes for the protein MVTEYVRYKIPAGQADQFIAAYATAGEALRKSSHCLGFELSRCMEEPTSFILRIEWDSVEGHMEGFRKSPEFREFFASVRPFVGQLEEMRHYERTGVQALRD